Proteins from one Enoplosus armatus isolate fEnoArm2 chromosome 4, fEnoArm2.hap1, whole genome shotgun sequence genomic window:
- the gldc gene encoding glycine dehydrogenase (decarboxylating), mitochondrial gives MQSCAKSWGIFLAKSVSPSAPCRHLSDKSRVVWKLQCRIRNSGASLTTAARGLRTSAAVSSRQIERILPRHDDFAERHIGPGEREKREMLDALGLESIDQLIENTVPVSIRIQRSMKMDDPVCENEILESLQKIASKNKVWRSYIGMGYYSCSVPPPIQRNLLENSGWVTQYTPYQPEVSQGRLESLLNYQTMICDITGLPVANASLLDEGTAAAEAMQLCHRQNKRRTFYIDPRCHPQTIAVVQTRANYIGVKTVLKLPHEMDFSGKDVSGVLFQYPDTDGKVEDFTALVDRAHKGGALACCATDLLALCVLRPPGEFGVDIALGSSQRFGVPLCYGGPHAAFFAVKDNLVRMMPGRMVGVTRDAAGKEVYRLALQTREQHIRRDKATSNICTAQALLANMAAMFALYHGPQGLKHIAERTHNAALILAEGLKRAGHRLHSEMFFDTLKINCSVAAKDIVERAVQRQINLRVYTEGVLGVSLDETVNERDLDDLLWVFGCESSAELIAEKMGERVKGIMGSPFKRTSKYLTHQVFNSHHSETNIVRYMKRLENKDISLVHSMIPLGSCTMKLNSSSELMPITWREFANIHPFVPLDQADGYQKLFRQLEKDLCEVTGYDSISFQPNSGAQGEYAGLAAIKAYLNSKGESARSVCLIPKSAHGTNPASAQMAGMKVQVVEVDKDGNIDLAHLKALVDKHKASLAAMMITYPSTFGVFEENIRDVCDLIHKNGGQVYLDGANMNAQVGLCRPGDYGSDVSHLNLHKTFCIPHGGGGPGMGPIGVKAHLAPFLPSHPVVPMQSVNTSSSLGTISAAPWGSSAILPISWAYIKMMGFKGLLHATEVAILNANYMAKRLEGHYKVLYRGRKGFVAHEFILDVRPFKKTANIEAVDVAKRLQDYGFHAPTMSWPVAGTLMIEPTESEDKAEMDRFCDALLGIRQEIADIEEGRMDSRINPLKMAPHSLACISSSNWDRPYSREHAAFPLPFIRPETKFWPSISRIDDIYGDQHLVCTCPPMEAYESPYEEKRASS, from the exons ATGCAGAGCTGCGCCAAGTCCTGGGGGATCTTCTTGGCCAAGTCGGTGAGCCCCAGCGCACCGTGCAGGCATCTGAGTGACAAGAGCCGCGTGGTTTGGAAACTTCAGTGCAGGATCCGAAACAGCGGGGCATCCCTAACCACAGCAGCCCGGGGTCTGAGGACGTCTGCAGCCGTCTCCTCCAGGCAGATAGAGAGAATATTACCCAGACATGACGATTTCGCAGAGAGGCACATTGGTCCAggtgagagggagaagagagaaatgctGGATGCTCTGGGACTCGAG TCGATCGACCAGTTGATCGAAAACACAGTTCCAGTCTCCATCCGCATACAGCGGAGTATGAAAATGGATGATCCAGTCT GTGAGAATGAGATTCTGGAGTCTCTGCAGAAGATTGCATCAAAGAACAAAGTTTGGAGGTCCTACATCGGCATGGGCTACTACAGCTGCTCGGTACCGCCGCCCATCCAGCGCAACCTCCTGGAGAATTCAGGCTG GGTGACTCAGTACACACCCTACCAGCCCGAGGTCTCTCAGGGTCGCCTGGAGTCGCTCCTCAACTATCAGACCATgatctgtgacatcacaggCCTGCCCGTGGCCAACGCCTCCCTGCTGGACGAGGGAACGGCTGCTGCTGAGGCCATGCAGCTCTGCCACAG acagaacaaaagaaGAACCTTCTACATTGACCCACGCTGCCATCCCCAGACCATTGCTGTGGTGCAGACCAGAGCCAA CTACATCGGGGTGAAAACCGTGCTGAAGCTGCCTCATGAGATGGACTTCAGTGGGAAGGATGTGAGCGGTGTGCTCTTCCAGTATCCAGACACTGATGGCAAAGTGGAAGACTTCACAGCGCTCGTGGACCGGGCGCACAAGGGAGGG GCCCTGGCTTGCTGTGCCACAGATCTGTTGGCCCTCTGTGTGCTGCGTCCCCCTGGGGAGTTTGGCGTTGATATcgcactgggcagctcccagagGTTTGGAGTTCCTCTCTGCTATGGCGGTCCTCACGCTGCCTTCTTCGCTGTTAAAGACAACCTGGTCCGCATGATGCCTGGCAGAATGGTTGGAGTCACCAG GGACGCAGCTGGTAAGGAGGTGTATCGGCTTGCTTTGCAGACAAGAGAGCAGCATATTCGCAGAGACAAAGCAACCAGCAACATCTGCACTGCACAG GCTTTGCTggccaacatggctgccatgTTCGCACTGTATCATGGTCCTCAGGGACTCAAACACATTGCTGAGAGGACGCACAATGCAGCTCTGATCCTTGCTGAAG GTCTGAAGAGAGCAGGACACCGGCTGCACAGCGAGATGTTCTTCGACACTCTAAAGATCAACTGTAGCGTGGCAGCCAAGGACATTGTTGAGAGAGCCGTGCAGAGGCAGATAAACCTGAGAGTCTACACTGAGGGAGTG TTGGGTGTCTCTCTGGATGAGACGGTGAACGAGAGGGACTTGGATGACTTGCTCTGGGTCTTTGGCTGTGAATCTTCTGCC GAGCTGATCGCTGAGAAGATGGGTGAGCGGGTGAAGGGGATCATGGGAAGTCCTTTCAAGAGGACAAGCAAGTACCTCACGCACCAGGTCTTTAACAG TCATCACTCTGAGACCAACATTGTGCGATACATGAAGCGTCTGGAGAACAAGGACATCTCCCTGGTGCACAGCATGATACCTCTG GGCTCCTGCACCATGAAGCTAAACAGTTCTTCAGAGCTCATG CCAATCACCTGGAGGGAGTTTGCCAACATCCACCCCTTCGTGCCTCTGGATCAGGCTGATGGATACCAGAAGCTCTTCAGACAGCTGGAGAAGGACCTCTGTGAGGTGACGGGCTATGACAGCATCTCCTTCCAGCCAAACAG TGGTGCTCAGGGAGAATACGCTGGCCTGGCTGCCATAAAAGCCTACCTGAACTCAAAGGGAGAGAGCGCGAGAAGT GTCTGTCTGATCCCCAAGTCGGCCCACGGCACCAACCCAGCGAGCGCTCAGATGGCTGGCATGAAGGTtcaggtggtggaggtggacaaGGACGGCAACATCGATCTGGCACACCTCAAGGCCCTG GTGGATAAGCACAAGGCGAGTCTGGCAGCCATGATGATCACCTACCCTTCCACCTTTGGTGTGTTTGAGGAGAACATCAGAGACGTATGTGATCTTATTCACAAGAACGGTGGCCAAGTGTACCTGGATGGCGCCAACATGAACGCCCAG GTGGGTCTTTGTCGTCCTGGAGATTATGGCTCTGACGTGTCTCATCTCAATCTGCACAAGACCTTCTGCATCCCTCATGGTGGAGGAGGACCTGGCATGGGGCCGATTGGAGT GAAGGCCCACCTCGCCCCCTTCCTGCCGAGCCACCCGGTGGTTCCCATGCAGTCGGTCAACACCAGCAGCTCGCTGGGCACCATCAGCGCCGCCCCCTGGGGCTCCAGCGCCATCCTGCCAATCTCCTGGGCTTACATCAAG ATGATGGGATTCAAAGGACTGCTTCACGCTACAGAGGTGGCCATCCTCAATGCCAACTACATGGCCAAGAGGCTGGAAGGTCACTATAAGGTCCTCTACAGAGGCAGGAAAG GTTTTGTAGCCCACGAGTTCATTCTGGACGTGAGGCCATTCAAGAAGACTGCTAATATTGAGGCTGTCGACGTGGCCAAGAGGCTGCAAGATTATG GTTTCCATGCACCCACCATGTCCTGGCCGGTGGCTGGTACCCTTATGATCGAGCCCACAGAGTCTGAGGACAAGGCTGAGATGGACCGGTTCTGCGACGCCCTGCTTGGTATCCGACAGGAGATCGCGGACATcgaggagggaaggatggacTCCCGCATCAACCCGCTCAAG ATGGCTCCTCACTCTCTGGCCTGCATCTCATCCTCCAACTGGGACAGACCTTACTCCAGGGAGCACGCTGCTTTCCCCTTG CCCTTCATAAGACCCGAGACCAAATTCTGGCCGAGTATCTCCAGGATTGATGACATCTACGGCGACCAGCACCTCGTGTGCACCTGCCCGCCCATGGAGGCCTACGAGTCCCCATACGAGGAGAAGAGAGCCTCCTCATAG
- the coq2 gene encoding 4-hydroxybenzoate polyprenyltransferase, mitochondrial: MLPAKLTCRLTLNALRRIHHGTYYPCLYSLSNCFLHMEGGRTRDGLHSDPSVLRRVFYSQSAIRPSLRLRETQHYGRRSFSLSAATIVNSAPAPVRPYLRLMRLDKPIGTWLLYLPCTWSIALASDPGCLPHLGMLTLFGTGALLMRGAGCTINDMWDKDFDKKVSRTATRPIASGEISQMQALVFLGGQLSLALGVLLCLNYYSIALGAASLSLVVTYPLMKRITYWPQFVLGLTFNWGALLGWSAVKGSCDWSVCLPLYFSGVMWTLIYDTIYAHQDKEDDVKVGVKSTALRFQELTKPWLSGFTVAMMSGLVAAGINAEQTLPYYAVLSTVAIHLTHQIYTLDINKPEDCWKKFVSNRNLGLLLFLGIVAGNLWKDREETLLQNEDAFR; the protein is encoded by the exons ATGCTCCCAGCCAAGCTCACCTGCCGGTTAACTCTGAATGCCCTGAGGAGGATTCACCATGGAACTTATTACCCCTGTCTTTACTCCCTGTCAAACTGCTTCCTTCacatggaaggagggaggactAGAGATGGTCTCCACTCAGATCCCAGTGTCTTGAGAAGAGTGTTTTACAGTCAGAGTGCGATCCGACCATCACTCAGACTACGAGAAACGCAGCACTATGGTAGAAGATCGTTCAGTTTATCAGCTGCGACAATTGTGAATTCAGCTCCAGCGCCTGTCCGGCCATACCTCCGATTGATGAGGCTGGACAAACCTATTG GGACATGGCTGCTGTACTTGCCCTGCACATGGAGCATTGCTCTGGCTTCCGACCCGGGATGCCTCCCACATCTGGGCATGCTCACCCTGTTTGGTACAGGTGCTCTGCTGATGAGAGGAGCGGGCTGCACCATCAATGACATGTGGGATAAAGACTTTGACAAAAAG GTGTCCAGGACGGCCACTAGACCCATTGCGTCAGGAGAGATTTCTCAGATGCAGGCATTAGTCTTCCTAGGAGGGCAGCTCTCTCTGGCACTTGGGGTTCTCTTGTGTCTCAACTATTACAG CATAGCTTTGGGTGCTGCTTCATTATCTCTGGTCGTCACCTACCCACTGATGAAGAGGATCACTTACTGGCCACAGTTTGTGTTGG GCCTCACTTTCAACTGGGGAGCGCTGCTCGGCTGGTCCGCTGTCAAGGGCTCCTGTGATTGGTCCGTGTGCCTCCCACTATATTTCTCAGGAGTGATGTGGACGCTGATATATGACACAATATATGCGCATCAG GATAAAGAAGACGACGTCAAAGTAGGAGTCAAATCTACTGCACTGAGGTTCCAGGAACTAACCAAACCTTGGCTGAGTGGCTTCACCGTGGCCATGATGTCCGGACTGGTTGCAGCTGGGATCAATGCAGAACAGACTCTCCCTTACTATGCTGTCCTGTCCACAGTGGCCATTCACCTAACGCATCAG ATTTACACATTGGACATTAACAAACCAGAAGACTGCTGGAAGAAATTTGTCTCAAACAGAAACCTTGgactgttgttatttttaggcATTGTTGCCGGCAATTTgtggaaagacagagaagagactTTGCTCCAAAATGAGGACGCGTTCAGATAA
- the LOC139284764 gene encoding monocarboxylate transporter 13 — MKSRRAGPPDGGYGWVVVMSAFFVMGLTAAVLKNFGLFFLDIQSHFGVPTSTTSWVTSTTIAMFHLGAPAASVLTLLFSQRVVIIIGGLLAASGMLLASLDLSLPWLYLTMGLLQGVGISFAWIPANSMVSHYFVRWRPIAYAIASSGECVFAIMFSPFFQWLIETYTWQGTLLIIGGLQLNLCVCGALMRPLETAQSPIQETKDGLEGDAAVLPPRRKVIFQCSLMRKPELFLYILFAIFAAVGFFIPPLFLVPFASSLGMDKYWPASILSVLALADLVGRLICGWIANMRLFRNLQLLTMVVTLLGVVLLLLPISHNYWVILVFASLYGFLFGCVVAIHVTSIVDIVTLEGFDNGLGLFMLFRSIGGFIGPPAAGWLVDEMNDYSAAFYLSGLCLISSAVFVVLVDRLVQRRKDVEAESHQANNKDDWESGEVK; from the exons ATGAAGTCCAGGAGAGCCGGACCTCCTGATGGGGGGTACGGCTGGGTGGTGGTCATGTCAGCCTTTTTCGTCATGGGCCTCACTGCTGCCGTCCTCAAGAACTTCGGCCTCTTCTTCCTGGACATCCAGAGTCACTTTGGAGTCCCGACCAGCACCACCTCGTGGGTCACCTCCACCACCATTGCCATGTTTCACCTAGGAG ctCCAGCCGCCAGTGTGCTCACCTTACTGTTTTCTCAGAGGGTCGTCATCATAATTGGAGGCCTGCTGGCTGCCTCTGGGATGTTGCTGGCATCTCTGGACCTCAGTCTGCCCTGGCTATACCTCACCATGGGCCTCCTGCAAG GAGTGGGCATTTCCTTCGCGTGGATCCCTGCCAACAGTATGGTGAGCCACTACTTTGTACGTTGGCGTCCCATCGCCTACGCCATCGCCAGCTCAGGGGAGTGTGTGTTCGCCATCATGTTCAGCCCCTTCTTCCAGTGGTTGATTGAGACGTACACTTGGCAGGGCACCTTGCTCATCATCGGAGGCCTTCAGCTCAACCTGTGTGTCTGCGGCGCTCTCATGAGACCCCTGGAGACGGCCCAGAGCCCGATACAGGAAACCAAAGACGGTCTAGAAGGCGATGCCGCCGTGCTCCCACCAAGGAGGAAGGTTATCTTCCAATGTTCCCTGATGAGAAAACCTGAACTTTTCCTCTACATCCTGTTCGCCATTTTTGCGGCGGTAGGGTTTTTCATCCCACCTCTCTTTCTAGTGCCCTTCGCCAGCAGTTTGGGGATGGATAAGTACTGGCCAGCCTCGATCCTCTCGGTCCTGGCATTAGCCGACCTGGTGGGGAGGCTGATCTGTGGGTGGATAGCCAACATGAGGCTGTTCAGGAACCTGCAGCTGCTCACCATGGTGGTCACCCTGCTCGGGGTggtgctcctgctgctgcccatCAGCCACAACTACTGGGTCATCCTGGTCTTTGCCTCGCTCTACGGCTTCCTGTTCGGCTGCGTGGTGGCCATTCACGTCACCTCCATCGTGGACATTGTAACCCTGGAGGGGTTCGACAACGGACTGGGGCTCTTCATGCTTTTCAGGAGCATCGGTGGCTTCATCGGTCCCCCAGCTGCAG GCTGGCTGGTGGACGAGATGAACGACTACAGCGCTGCCTTCTACCTCTCAGGCCTCTGCCTCATCTCATCGGCGGTGTTTGTCGTCCTGGTCGACCGCCTTGTTCAGAGGAGAAAAGACGTGGAGGCTGAAAGTCATCAGGCGAACAACAAGGACGACTGGGAATCAGGAGAAGTCAAGTGA
- the mboat4 gene encoding LOW QUALITY PROTEIN: ghrelin O-acyltransferase (The sequence of the model RefSeq protein was modified relative to this genomic sequence to represent the inferred CDS: deleted 3 bases in 2 codons; substituted 3 bases at 3 genomic stop codons) — MDKQKASVSHELMVXNKGNGYYQHCAVMVNKGNYFNESHRWKGRESFQVKXVLRLFKRTIGTRRLLSEALFFCLXFRDSDMGLMIWFWEQHQFLMHQCFSLPFAFLFYFLAKWGYLSLTYRYLFVSVGGCVLAVVTMGIYSVLLFTSTFVFIVLVCSVDSRCIHAWVFGIQMLWQTFWHLLIQYREHYLHEPVSIRLFLAVSSLMLLTQRITSVSMDLQEKRVMLTLNASSKRKACVMLLPLISYILNFTTLLGGPLCSYSRFMSLVEGISLNPPPNPLSVVFLKLMQVLLLEWVRCCLVCLLKHNTCDPSNSIIFYGILWVWGLAVVFRVQYYSHWRISECLNNAAGFGFWENSSGESPDWSRLSDGDFWTVEASSRMSEFARRWNATTASWLRRLVYIRSKRFPLFTTFGFSLWWHGLHLGHFVGFLTWAATVKADYHIHRHLCPKLSSTWRKIYTCLSWINTQMIAACIVTAVELRNVSGLRLLSKTYIGLFPLFNIILLLILFLM; from the exons atggacaaacaaaaagcttCTGTATCCCAC GAGCTGATGGTGTGAAACAAAGGGAATGGCTATTATCAGCACTGTGCGGTGATGGTAAACAAAGGGAATTACTTTAATGAGAGCCACAGGTGGAAAGGC AGAGAGTCGTTCCAGGTAAAATGAGTATTACGCCTCTTTAAGAGGACAATTGGCACCAGACGCCTGCTATCGGAGGCtttgttcttctgtctgtgATTCAGAGACTCAGATATGGGTTTGATGATCTGGTTCTGGGAACAGCATCAGTTTTTAATGCACCAATGTTTTTCACTtccatttgcatttttgttttattttcttgctaAATGGGGATATCTGTCCTTGACCTACAG GtacttgtttgtgtctgttggaGGATGTGTCCTGGCAGTTGTCACAATGGGCATCTACAGCGTGCTTCTGTTCACCTCCACCTTCGTCTTTATTGTGCTCGTGTGCTCTGTGGACTCCAGATGTATCCACGCCTGGGTGTTTGGTATCCAGATGTTGTGGCAAACCTTCTGGCACCTGCTTATACAGTACAGGGAACACTACCTGCATGAGCCCGTCAGCATCAG GTTGTTTTTGGCAGTTTCTTCTCTGATGCTGCTCACTCAGAGAATCACCTCAGTGTCCATGGACCTCCAGGAGAAACGAGTTATGCTAACATTGAATGCTTCATCCAAGAGGAAGGCTTGTGTGATGCTTCTCCCTCTTATCAGCTACATCCTCAATTTCACCACACTGCTCGGCGGCCCTTTGTGCTCATACAGCCGATTCATGTCCCTTGTGGAGGGAATCAGCCTCAACCCTCCACCTAATCCACTAAGTGTGGTCTTCCTAAAGCTGATGCAGGTGTTATTGCTGGAGTGGGTAAGGTGTTGTCTTGTCTGTCTTCTGAAACATAACACCTGCGATCCCTCCAACTCTATCATTTTCTATGGCATCCTGTGGGTCTGGGGTCTGGCGGTGGTTTTTAGGGTCCAATATTATTCTCACTGGAGGATCAGTGAATGCCTCAATAATGCAGCTGGGTTTGGCTTTTGGGAAAATTCATCAGGAGAGTCCCCAGACTGGAGCAGACTATCCGATGGAGATTTCTGGACTGTCGAGGCGTCGAGCCGCATGTCAGAGTTTGCCCGTCGATGGAATGCCACAACAGCCTCGTGGCTGCGTAGACTGGTTTATATCAGGAGCAAGCGTTTCCCACTGTTCACAACTTTTGGTTTTTCACTGTGGTGGCATGGTTTGCATTTAGGTCACTTTGTGGGATTTTTGACCTGGGCAGCAACGGTGAAAGCAGATTATCATATACACAGACACTTGTGCCCAAAACTTTCATCAACATGGAGGAAAATATACACTTGTTTAAGCTGGATAAACACTCAAATGATCGCTGCTTGTATTGTTACAGCAGTTGAATTAAGAAACGTGTCTGGTTTGAGACTTTTGTCTAAAACATACATAGGTCTGTTTCCACTTTTTAACATAATCCTGCTCTTGATCTTGTTTCTAATGTAG